The DNA segment AAGGTCGGTCAGGTTTCCGAGATCACGGGCATCAACGAAGGAAAATTCGAGGTCGGTCTCTGCAATGCAAAGCTGCGACGGATCGTTACTCCACAGACGGGGAAGATGGTCCTCACCATTCAGGCCGGCGCCTTCAACGTTGCCGGGGAACCCCAGGGGAAGGCGCAGATCGAAAAGATCGACTTGACCGATGCTGTTTCTCCACTGGAGTTCGTCGGCTATGAACCTGCACAGAAAAAGGAAGTGGATCTGGCCCGGGCAGAGGTGATCGTCAGCGCCGGGAGAGGGGTCGGCAAAAAAGAGAACGTGGCGATCATCGTCGCGCTGGCCAAGGCCCTCGGGGGAGAGCTGGGGGCGAGCAGACCGGTGGTCGATGCGGGATGGGTCGAGCACAGCCGTCAGGTCGGAACCACCGGCCAGATCGTGGCGCCGAAGCTTTACGTGGCGTGCGGCATTTCCGGCGCTATTCAGCATGTGGCGGGGATGAAAAAATCGGAATTCGTGGTGGCCATCAACAAGGACAAGGACGCTCCCATCGGCGAGGTGGCGGACGTTCTGGTGGTGGCCGATGTGATGCAGTTTGTTCCCGCGTTAACGGCAAAGCTTCAAAAATGATAG comes from the Nitrospirota bacterium genome and includes:
- a CDS encoding electron transfer flavoprotein subunit alpha/FixB family protein; the protein is MKALLICEYREGKLLDSSYELAAFADKLGADKAMVLIGKEAEVPRVNVKVYLADVARYGEYNPDLHKKIILEAVKRENPDTIVFLHSSYGWDLAPRVAAALKVGQVSEITGINEGKFEVGLCNAKLRRIVTPQTGKMVLTIQAGAFNVAGEPQGKAQIEKIDLTDAVSPLEFVGYEPAQKKEVDLARAEVIVSAGRGVGKKENVAIIVALAKALGGELGASRPVVDAGWVEHSRQVGTTGQIVAPKLYVACGISGAIQHVAGMKKSEFVVAINKDKDAPIGEVADVLVVADVMQFVPALTAKLQK